GACACCGATCTCGGCCCGGTCCGCCTGCTCGCCGGCCGGGCTCTGTGGGTTGTCCGTATTCGCCATGGACCGCACCCTAACCGGGCCGGAGAAACACCGAAGACCCCGTCGTCGTAGGGCGACGGGGTCGGGTGCGAACGAGCCGTGAGAGGTCTCCCGGGGCCGGGGCGGTCGCCCTGGCCGGCCGGAGAGGTCCTAGGCGGCGGAGCTGCCGGCCGAGCCGGAGCCCGACGACTTCGAGTCCGAGGACGACGAACCGGACGTCGACTTCGAGTCGGACGACGCCGCGGTGGACGTCGACGGCTTGGACGCGGGCGAGCTGCTCGACGAGGAGCCGCGGCTGTCATTGCGGTAGAAGCCGGAGCCCTTGAAGACAATGCCGACGGCCGAGAACACCTTCTTCAGGCGGCCACCGCAGTTGGGGCACTCGGTCAGGGCATCGTCGGTGAACTTCTGCACCGCCTCGAGGCCCTCGCCACACTCGGTGCACTGGTACTGGTAGGTCGGCACTTGTCTTCCTCCTGGCACTCTCACTCAATGAGTGCTAACGACGGTCCATAGTGACGTATTCCGCGGGATCAGTCCACTGTCACCGGCACTCGGTGACCGACGCCACGTGCGACCGTCCGGCTCGGGGCGCTCGTGGTGAGGCGTGACCGCAGGGTCAGGAGTGTCGCCAGCGCAAGGACCGTACCGGCCATCGGCACCAGGAAGCCGGCGCCGTCCCAGGCGTGGTCCTCCAACTGGCCGGCGACCGTGACGGCCGCCGCCTGGCCGAGCGCGACCGCGCCGGTGAGCCAGGTGAAGGCCTCGGTGCGGGCCCCCTGCGGGACCAGGCTCTCGACCAGGGTGTAGCCGGTGATCAGGGCCGGGGCGATGCACATGCCGACCAGGAGGCCGATTCCGGAGAGCACGACCACGGAGTGCGCGGCCCACAGTCCGGAGGCGGTCAGCGCGAGGGCGGCGTACCCGACGAGGAGCCGTCGCTGCGGGGCGACCTTCCAGGCGACGGCGCCGCAGACGATGCCGGAGACCATGTTGCCCGCCGCGAAGACGCCGTACAGGACGCCGTTCAGGCCGGGCTCGCCGATCGACTCGCTGAACGCGGCCAGGGAGACCTGCATGCCTCCGAAGACGGAGCCGATACCCAGGAACGTGACGATGAGGACGCGCACCCCGGGGACGCGCAGCGCGGAACCGTGGTCCACGCGCGTGTGCCGGTCGGCGGAGACGGAGGGCTGGGTGCTCCGCTGGGCGGCGAACAACAGGCCGCCGACGAGGGTCAGCGAGGCCTCCGTGAGCAGGCCGGCCGCGGGGTTGACGGCCGTACACAGGGCGGTGGCGAGCAGCGGGCCGAAGACGAAGGTCAGTTCGTCCGTGACGGACTCGAAGGCCGCCGCGGTCGTCATGAGGGGGGAGCCCTGGAGCTTCACGCCCCAGCGGGCCCGCACCATGGGGCCGACCTGGGGCACCGAGGCGCCGGTGGGCACCGCGGCGGCGAAGAGCGCCCACAGCGGGGCGTCCGCCAGTGCCAGCGCGGTCAGGGAGAGGCCCGCCACGGCGTGCACGAGGACGCCCGGCAGCAGGACGGCCCGCTGTCCGTGGCGGTCGGCCAGCCGGCCGGTGAAGGGCGCGAACAGGGCCATGGCGACGCCGGTCACGGCCGCGACGGCGCCGGCCGCTCCGTAGGAGCCGGTGGTGTGCTGCACGAGCAGCACGATGGAGATCGTCAGCATGGCGAACGGCTGCCGTGCGGCGAATCCGGGAAGCAGGAACGTCCAGGCGCCGCGGGTGCGCAGCAGTTGGCCGTATCCAGGACGGGAAGTGACCGTGGATGCCACGGCCCGTGCCTTTCTGCCGCCTGGTAGCGCGCCCGTGCGGGGGCGCCGAGAGCTGTCCTCTTGCGCGGATCTGCGGTAGATACCGGCGTCCTCGGCAGGAGGGCGTCACGGCCGCCATACGGTCGCGCCAGCTCTGCGTCAGGCAGAGTTGGTCCGATCTAGGTGTGCCTTCATCGTACAGGGGTCGGGCCTCCCCTCGCCTGTGAAAGCGAGCACCGTGGCAACGTACGCCTGGGAATGCCCGCCGTCCCCAGTGTCCCGTTAAAGGCCCTTTTGGTGGGCCGTGTGGCCGCGCTGGTTCTCCGTGGCAACCTCGCCGGTGCCCAGCCAGCCGGCCAGCTTGCCGCCCTGGCCCACCGCGCGGAGCCGCTTCTCGGCGGCGTCCCGGACCGGGTCGGTGGCCACCACCAGCAGCTCGTCGCCGAGCCGCAGCACCGTCGTGGGCATCGGCACGAAGGACTTCCCCTCGCGGACGACGAGGGTGACCGCGGCGCCCGGGGGCATCCGCAGCTCGCCCACCTCGACCCCGTGCATCCGGGACCCCTCGGGGATGGAGACCGACAGCAGGTGGCCGCGCAGCCGCTCCAGGGGGGCCGACTCGATGCCCAGGTCGGCGGCGCCGGGGGATGCTCCGAGCCGGAGCTTGCGGGCCAGCCAGGGCAGGGTCGGGCCCTGGACGAGGGTGTAGACGACGACCAGGACGAAGACGATGTTGAAGATGCGCCGGCTGTCCGAGACGCCGTTCACCATGGGGATGGTCGCCAGGATGATGGGCACGGCGCCGCGCAGGCCCGCCCAGGAGAGCAGGGTCTGCTCCTGCCAGGGCATGCGGAAGGGCGCCAGGCTGACGATCACGCTGAGGGGCCGCGCCACCATGGTCAGAATCAGGCCGACGAGCAGGGCGGGCACGATGTCGTCGCCCATCTCGTGCGGTGTGACCAGCAGGCCGAGCAGGACGAACATGCCGATCTGGGCGATCCAGCCGAGCCCCTCGGCGAAGCCGCGGGTGGCGGGCCAGTGCGGGAGCTTGGCGTTGCCCAGCAGCATCGAGGCGAGGTAGACGGCGAGGAATCCGCTGCCGTGCGCGAGGGCCCCCGCGGCGTAGGCGACGACCGCGATGGCCATCACGGCGATCGGGTAGAGGCCGGAGGCGGGCAGCGCCACGTGCCGCAGCCCGAAGGAGCCGAGCCAGCCGACCGCGATCCCGATGGCGGCGCCGATCGCGAGTTCCAGGGCTATCTCGCCGACCAGCGCGTACCAGTGCTCCACCGGTCCGGCGGTGGAGAAGGCGACGACGAGGATGACCACAGGGGCGTCGTTGAAGCCGGACTCGGCCTCCAGGATGCCCGTCACGCGCGCGGGGAGGGGGATCTTCCGCAGGACGGAGAAGACCGCCGCGGCGTCCGTCGAGGACACCACCGCCCCGACGATGAGGGCCTGCCGCCAGTCCAGGTCGATCAGGTAGTGCGCCGCCGTCGCGGTGACACCGACGCTCACCGCGACACCCACCAGTGCCAGCGAGGAGGCCGCCGGGAGCGCCGGCTTGATCTCCTTCCACTTCGTGCCGAGTCCGCCCTCGGCCAGGATCACGACCAGGGCCGCGTACCCGATGACCTGGGTCAGTTCGGCACTGTTGAAGTGGACGTCGCCGATGCCGTCCTGGCCCATGGCGACGCCGATCCCCAGGTACACGAGCAGGGTGGGGAGCCCGCTGCGTGAGGAGATCCGGACCGCCGCCACGGCGACGAGGAGGACGAGCGCGCACACGAGCAGGAGCTGGTTGAGGTGGTGGACAGTCAGGGGCTGTTCCTTTCTCGCCGATCCGGTCCCGCCGGGACGAGTACGCGGATCCGAGCACCGGAAGCCGGGTACTTCAGTGCAAGTACTTCGTTACCTTACCTAACTCTTGACGCTTTCTTGACGTTCCGGGAGGCAAGATCGAACGCCCGTGCTTCTCGGTTCCCCACTCCGCGTCAAGGCGCGGTTGGCCCTGCGCCTATGGTTGCTCCAGCACTCCAGGACCGCCTGCCGCTCGCGTTAGGACAGCAAGGACAGCGATGCCCCCCAACACCACCGCCTCTTCCGGCCAAAAGCCCGGCAAGTCCGGCAGGAAGAAGGGGCGCAAAGCCCGACTGTTCTTGATTGTCCTGGTTCTTGCCATCATCGGGGGCATCGCCTTCGGCGCGTACTGGAGCGTCAGCACCGTGCGCGCCTCCTTCCCGCAGACCAAGGGCTCCATAAAGCTCGACGGTCTGTCGGGGCCGGTGAACGTGAAGCGCGACGGCAACGGCATCCCCCAGGTCTACGCCTCGTCCGACGAGGACCTGTTCATGGCCCAGGGCTTCGTCCAGGCGCAGGACCGGTTCTACGAGATGGACGTGCGCCGCCACATGACCTCGGGCCGGCTGTCCGAGATGTTCGGCAAGGGCCAGGTCAAGAACGACGAGTTCCTGCGCACGCTGGGCTGGAACCGGGTGGCGCAGAAGGAGTACGACACCAAGCTGTCGGCCTCCACGAAGAAGCACCTCCAGGCGTACGCCAAGGGAGTCAACGCCTACCTGAAGGGCAAGGACGGCAAGGAAATCTCCCTGGAGTACGCCGCCCTCGGCTTCAGCAACGACTACACGCCCCAGCAGTGGACCCCGGTCGACTCCGTGGCCTGGCTCAAGGCGATGGCCTGGGACCTGCGCGGCAACATGCAGGACGAGATCGACCGCTCCCTGATGACGAGCCGGCTCGGACCGAAGCAGATCGCCGACCTGTACCCGGAGTACCCGTACAGCCGGAACAAGGCGATCGTCCAGGAGGGCGCGTACGACAGCGTCACCGGGACGTACGCGCGGACCGGCACCGCCTCGGGCGCGTCGTCCACGGCGGGCACGGGGCTCACGGGCAACACCGAGGCACCCGCCGGCTTCCAGAGCCAGCTCTCGGGCCTCTACGACGTGCTCGACAAGGTGCCCACCGCCGTCGGCGTCAACGGCAACGGCATCGGCTCCAACTCCTGGGTCGTCTCGGGCAGCCACACCATCACCGGCAAGCCGCTGCTCGCCAACGACCCCCACCTGTCGGCCTCGCTGCCCTCGGTCTGGTACCAGATGGGCCTGCACTGCACGGCGCTCTCCGCCAAGTGCCAGTACGACGTCGCCGGCTACACCTTCGCGGGGATGCCCGGCGTGGTCATCGGCCACAACCAGGACATCGCCTGGGGCATGACCAACTCCGGGGTCGACGTCACCGACCTCTACCTGGAGAAGATCACCGGCGAGGGCTACGAGTACGACGGCAAGGTCCGGCCCTTCAGTACCCGCAAGGAGACCATCAAGGTCGCGGGCGGTGCGAGCAAGACGATCGTGGTCCGGTCGACCGAGGACGGCATGCCGCTGCTCTCCGACCGCGACGACGAACTGGTCAAGGTCGGCAAGAAGGCCACCGTCGACGCCGGGGCGCCCGACCGCGGGGACGGCTACGCCATCGCGCTGCGCTGGACCGCGCTGGACCCCGGCAACTCGATGGACGCCGTCTTCGAGATGGACAAGGCGTCGGACTGGACCGAGTTCCGCAAGGCGTCCACGTCGTTCGACGTGCCCTCGCAGAACCTCGTGTACGCCGACACCGAGGGCAACATCGGCTACCAGCTGCCGGGACGGATCCCGACGCGCGCCGAGGGCGACGACGGTTCGCTGCCCTCGCCCGGCTGGGAGTCCAAGTACCGCTGGACCGGTTACATCAAGCAGTCCGCGCTGCCCTACGAGTACAACCCGAAGCGCGGGTACATCGTCACCGCGAACCAGGCGGTCGTCGACAAGGACAAGTACCCCTACACGCTCACCACGGACTGGGGTTACGGCACGCGCAGCCAGCGGATCAACGACCTGATCGAGTCGAAGATCAACGGCGGCGGCAAGATCTCCACCGACGACATGCGGCAGATGCAGCTCGACAACAGCAGCGAGATCGCCAAGCTGATCGTGCCGAAGCTGCTCAAGATCGACGTGGCCGACCCGGACGTCCGGCAGGCGCAGAAGCTCCTGGAGGGCTGGGACTACACCCAGGACTCCGACTCCGCGGCGGCCGCCTACTTCAACGCCACCTGGCGCAACATCCTCAAGCTCGCCTTCGGCAACAAGCTGCCCAAGGAACTGCGGGTCAAGGGCCAGTGCCTGAACGTCGACCGGGTCGACACCACGGGCCCCGCGGACGCGGACCAGAAGGTGCGCGAGTGCGGCGAGCGCGACGCGGACCAGGCGCAGCCGGACGGCGGCGACCGCTGGTTCGAGGTCGTCCGCAAGATCATCAACGATGAGAAGAACGACTGGTGGCAGCTGCCGAAGACGCGCACCCAGAAGGCGACCGACACGCGTGACGAGCTGTTCGGCCGCGCTCTGCGGGACGCCCGCTGGGAGCTCACCGCCAAGCTCGGCAAGGACATCGACACCTGGAGCTGGGGCCGGCTGCACCGCCTGTTCCTGAAGAACCAGACCCTCGGTACCGAAGGCCCCCGTTTCCTCCAGTACATGCTCAACCGCGGCCCGTGGAAGCTCGGCGGCGGCGAGGCGACGGTCAACGCGACCGGCTGGAACGCGGCGGGCGGCTACGGCGTGGTGTGGGTCCCCTCGATGCGGATGGTCGTGAACCTCGGCGACCTCGACAAGTCGAAGTGGATCAACCTGTCGGGAGCCAGCGGGCACGCGTACAGCGCGCACTACACGGACCAGACGGACCTGTGGGCCAAGGGCGAACTCCTGCCCTGGGCCTTCTCGGACAAGGCCGTCGACAAGAGGACCAGCGACACCCTCGTCCTCGAACCGTGACGGTGCCGGAGACCGGCGGGGTGTGACGCCCCGCCCCCGGCCCGGCCGAAGTGGCCCTCCACGCACGCGTGGAGGGCCACTTGGCGTTCCGGGCGGGTCAGCGGAAGCGGCGGACCCCGGAAGGGGTCACCACGGCGTGGACGGGCCGGTCGTGGGCCTCCGCCGGTACCCGCTCGACGACTTCGGTGTCGTACAGGAGCACCACCAGGGCGGGGTCCGCGCCCGACCGCTCCAGGCGGGCCAGGACGCGGTCGTAGGAACCCCCGCCGCGGCCCAGCCGCATCCCGCGCCCGTCGACGGCGAGACCGGGCAGCAGGACCACGTCCGCCCCCGAGACGGCCTCCGGGCCCAACCGGTCGCCCACAGGCTCCAGAAGGGCCATTCTCGCGCCGTGCCGGACCGGGGCGAGGGAGCCGGCCCCCTCGTACGGGCCCCAGTCCAGGTCGTTGTCCGGCAGCAGGACCGGCAGCAGAACCCGCACCCCGCGCGCGTGGAGCGCGTCCAGGAGTGCGAGGGTACCGGGC
The window above is part of the Streptomyces sp. NBC_01428 genome. Proteins encoded here:
- a CDS encoding 5-formyltetrahydrofolate cyclo-ligase, with translation MLRRGFLSVRTGLTDDDVRKSAAALAVRALELPELAHARSVAAYVSVGSEPGTLALLDALHARGVRVLLPVLLPDNDLDWGPYEGAGSLAPVRHGARMALLEPVGDRLGPEAVSGADVVLLPGLAVDGRGMRLGRGGGSYDRVLARLERSGADPALVVLLYDTEVVERVPAEAHDRPVHAVVTPSGVRRFR
- a CDS encoding potassium/proton antiporter, whose protein sequence is MLVCALVLLVAVAAVRISSRSGLPTLLVYLGIGVAMGQDGIGDVHFNSAELTQVIGYAALVVILAEGGLGTKWKEIKPALPAASSLALVGVAVSVGVTATAAHYLIDLDWRQALIVGAVVSSTDAAAVFSVLRKIPLPARVTGILEAESGFNDAPVVILVVAFSTAGPVEHWYALVGEIALELAIGAAIGIAVGWLGSFGLRHVALPASGLYPIAVMAIAVVAYAAGALAHGSGFLAVYLASMLLGNAKLPHWPATRGFAEGLGWIAQIGMFVLLGLLVTPHEMGDDIVPALLVGLILTMVARPLSVIVSLAPFRMPWQEQTLLSWAGLRGAVPIILATIPMVNGVSDSRRIFNIVFVLVVVYTLVQGPTLPWLARKLRLGASPGAADLGIESAPLERLRGHLLSVSIPEGSRMHGVEVGELRMPPGAAVTLVVREGKSFVPMPTTVLRLGDELLVVATDPVRDAAEKRLRAVGQGGKLAGWLGTGEVATENQRGHTAHQKGL
- a CDS encoding penicillin acylase family protein, with protein sequence MPPNTTASSGQKPGKSGRKKGRKARLFLIVLVLAIIGGIAFGAYWSVSTVRASFPQTKGSIKLDGLSGPVNVKRDGNGIPQVYASSDEDLFMAQGFVQAQDRFYEMDVRRHMTSGRLSEMFGKGQVKNDEFLRTLGWNRVAQKEYDTKLSASTKKHLQAYAKGVNAYLKGKDGKEISLEYAALGFSNDYTPQQWTPVDSVAWLKAMAWDLRGNMQDEIDRSLMTSRLGPKQIADLYPEYPYSRNKAIVQEGAYDSVTGTYARTGTASGASSTAGTGLTGNTEAPAGFQSQLSGLYDVLDKVPTAVGVNGNGIGSNSWVVSGSHTITGKPLLANDPHLSASLPSVWYQMGLHCTALSAKCQYDVAGYTFAGMPGVVIGHNQDIAWGMTNSGVDVTDLYLEKITGEGYEYDGKVRPFSTRKETIKVAGGASKTIVVRSTEDGMPLLSDRDDELVKVGKKATVDAGAPDRGDGYAIALRWTALDPGNSMDAVFEMDKASDWTEFRKASTSFDVPSQNLVYADTEGNIGYQLPGRIPTRAEGDDGSLPSPGWESKYRWTGYIKQSALPYEYNPKRGYIVTANQAVVDKDKYPYTLTTDWGYGTRSQRINDLIESKINGGGKISTDDMRQMQLDNSSEIAKLIVPKLLKIDVADPDVRQAQKLLEGWDYTQDSDSAAAAYFNATWRNILKLAFGNKLPKELRVKGQCLNVDRVDTTGPADADQKVRECGERDADQAQPDGGDRWFEVVRKIINDEKNDWWQLPKTRTQKATDTRDELFGRALRDARWELTAKLGKDIDTWSWGRLHRLFLKNQTLGTEGPRFLQYMLNRGPWKLGGGEATVNATGWNAAGGYGVVWVPSMRMVVNLGDLDKSKWINLSGASGHAYSAHYTDQTDLWAKGELLPWAFSDKAVDKRTSDTLVLEP
- a CDS encoding MFS transporter, whose amino-acid sequence is MASTVTSRPGYGQLLRTRGAWTFLLPGFAARQPFAMLTISIVLLVQHTTGSYGAAGAVAAVTGVAMALFAPFTGRLADRHGQRAVLLPGVLVHAVAGLSLTALALADAPLWALFAAAVPTGASVPQVGPMVRARWGVKLQGSPLMTTAAAFESVTDELTFVFGPLLATALCTAVNPAAGLLTEASLTLVGGLLFAAQRSTQPSVSADRHTRVDHGSALRVPGVRVLIVTFLGIGSVFGGMQVSLAAFSESIGEPGLNGVLYGVFAAGNMVSGIVCGAVAWKVAPQRRLLVGYAALALTASGLWAAHSVVVLSGIGLLVGMCIAPALITGYTLVESLVPQGARTEAFTWLTGAVALGQAAAVTVAGQLEDHAWDGAGFLVPMAGTVLALATLLTLRSRLTTSAPSRTVARGVGHRVPVTVD
- a CDS encoding FmdB family zinc ribbon protein; this translates as MPTYQYQCTECGEGLEAVQKFTDDALTECPNCGGRLKKVFSAVGIVFKGSGFYRNDSRGSSSSSSPASKPSTSTAASSDSKSTSGSSSSDSKSSGSGSAGSSAA